From a region of the Pelorhabdus rhamnosifermentans genome:
- a CDS encoding MOSC domain-containing protein: MAKVIAVNISEEKGVPKHPIAKGYFSIDCGLESDAHAGKWHRQVSLLGNESIHKMEQLGLEKLESGSFAENLTTEGITLFELPVGTKLKVGNVLMEVTQIGKECHAGCAIRQKTGDCIMPREGIFAKILTNGWIKAGDLIEVVR, from the coding sequence ATGGCGAAGGTAATAGCCGTGAATATCAGCGAAGAAAAGGGTGTGCCCAAACATCCTATTGCTAAGGGATATTTTTCAATTGATTGCGGTCTTGAGAGTGATGCACATGCTGGAAAGTGGCACAGGCAAGTTAGCTTATTGGGCAATGAAAGTATTCATAAAATGGAGCAATTAGGATTGGAAAAATTAGAGTCCGGTAGTTTTGCCGAAAATTTGACTACGGAAGGCATTACGTTATTTGAATTACCTGTTGGCACGAAACTCAAGGTTGGCAATGTGTTGATGGAAGTGACTCAGATTGGCAAAGAGTGTCATGCAGGTTGTGCCATACGCCAAAAAACAGGTGACTGTATTATGCCTCGCGAAGGAATTTTTGCGAAAATTCTCACAAATGGTTGGATTAAAGCAGGAGATCTGATCGAAGTGGTCCGTTAG
- a CDS encoding phospholipase D family nuclease, translated as MQSFHKHLITAIAVLAIFSVGFFAGCSQKPLTSAQTKTAQQTPPSMPEQVKGVHNVSATGTIDVAFSPHGGITAMIVDEISKAKHSIQIQAYSFTSQPIMNALMDAKKRGVDVRIIIDKSNIEGTDSRGQHEKELLNSLVDSGITMKVDSEFQIAHSKVMIIDSQDVITGSFNFTASAENNNAENCLILHSNKALAAEYIKNWQWRWDATTTYSK; from the coding sequence ATGCAATCTTTTCACAAACATCTCATCACAGCGATAGCCGTTTTAGCCATCTTTTCAGTTGGCTTTTTTGCTGGCTGCAGCCAAAAACCGCTGACATCAGCCCAGACAAAAACAGCCCAACAAACTCCCCCTTCCATGCCTGAGCAAGTCAAAGGCGTACATAACGTCTCTGCTACAGGAACCATTGATGTTGCCTTTTCACCGCACGGCGGCATTACGGCGATGATCGTAGACGAAATTTCTAAGGCCAAGCACAGTATCCAAATTCAAGCTTATAGCTTTACATCACAGCCCATTATGAACGCCCTGATGGATGCAAAAAAACGCGGCGTCGATGTACGCATTATTATCGATAAAAGCAATATTGAAGGAACAGACTCCCGCGGCCAGCATGAAAAAGAATTACTGAACTCTCTCGTGGATAGCGGCATTACCATGAAAGTGGATTCAGAATTTCAGATTGCTCACAGCAAAGTCATGATTATCGATAGCCAAGATGTCATTACAGGATCATTTAACTTTACGGCCAGTGCCGAAAATAATAATGCTGAAAACTGCTTAATTCTTCATAGCAACAAAGCCCTTGCTGCCGAATATATAAAAAATTGGCAATGGCGCTGGGATGCAACGACTACTTATAGTAAATAA
- a CDS encoding YezD family protein: MLAKKHSITSEALEQIMAIVKDIGHGNITLMTQNFRLIQIERNEKIRPCDLETLAKPEKNIRRGCNYAAARAGILEACQALEFGQVVIVIKDGKIVQIDRTEKQRFPSLVGLNGDGI, encoded by the coding sequence ATGTTGGCAAAAAAGCATTCAATTACGTCGGAGGCATTGGAGCAGATTATGGCTATTGTAAAAGATATTGGTCATGGCAATATTACGTTAATGACGCAGAATTTTCGTTTGATTCAAATTGAGCGAAATGAAAAGATCCGTCCGTGCGATTTGGAAACACTGGCCAAGCCGGAAAAAAATATCCGCAGAGGTTGCAATTATGCGGCTGCGAGGGCGGGTATTCTGGAGGCTTGTCAAGCCTTAGAGTTTGGTCAAGTGGTTATTGTCATTAAAGATGGGAAAATCGTCCAAATTGATCGCACGGAAAAACAACGATTTCCTTCACTTGTGGGTCTTAATGGTGATGGCATATAA
- the moaC gene encoding cyclic pyranopterin monophosphate synthase MoaC, translated as MMEFTHFNEAGHARMVDVSEKGDTVRIAIAQAIVHMKQTTLMAIKSGGIKKGDVLGVAQVAGIMGAKQTSTLIPMCHPLMLTSVDITFDIDEEKSWIVIRCQVKTTGKTGVEMEAMSGVSIAALTIYDMSKAVDRWMSITDIQLLEKAGGKSGHVMRDKNREE; from the coding sequence ATGATGGAATTTACCCATTTTAATGAAGCAGGCCATGCTCGGATGGTGGATGTCAGTGAGAAAGGGGATACCGTGCGTATCGCGATTGCCCAGGCAATTGTGCATATGAAGCAAACGACTTTAATGGCTATTAAGAGTGGCGGTATAAAAAAAGGTGATGTTCTGGGAGTTGCTCAAGTTGCCGGCATTATGGGCGCCAAGCAGACATCAACACTGATTCCCATGTGCCACCCTCTCATGTTGACGTCTGTAGATATTACCTTTGATATTGACGAAGAAAAGTCATGGATTGTTATTCGGTGTCAAGTGAAAACAACGGGGAAGACGGGTGTGGAAATGGAAGCCATGAGTGGGGTGAGTATTGCCGCACTGACCATTTATGATATGAGTAAAGCCGTAGACCGTTGGATGAGTATTACAGACATTCAACTATTAGAAAAAGCGGGCGGAAAAAGCGGTCATGTCATGAGAGACAAGAATCGGGAGGAGTGA
- the larE gene encoding ATP-dependent sacrificial sulfur transferase LarE, with product MEIVQQKLIRLNELLQNFESVVIGFSGGVDSTFLAAAAAKILGEKAVAVTAYSPTLPESEKQETVKFAKRIGIRHVLLAINELGDENFVVNNAQRCYFCKKTRFSEIARWANNTGYDWVLEGSNADDAEDFRPGMKAVEELNKVASPLLEAGLTKNEIRQLSKEWGLPTWDKPSAACLSSRVAYGEKITAERLSQIEQAEEFIKRICPGQVRVRHHGNLARIEVDANQIHQFSQIEVRQKVVEQLKNLGFTFVTLDLTGYYTGSMNAALK from the coding sequence ATGGAGATTGTGCAGCAGAAACTCATAAGGCTTAATGAATTACTGCAAAACTTTGAAAGTGTGGTAATTGGTTTTTCCGGCGGTGTGGACAGTACGTTCTTAGCTGCGGCTGCAGCCAAGATTTTAGGTGAGAAAGCCGTCGCTGTGACAGCCTATTCGCCTACATTGCCTGAAAGTGAAAAGCAAGAAACAGTGAAGTTTGCCAAACGAATAGGAATTCGTCATGTTCTTTTAGCTATTAATGAACTCGGTGATGAAAATTTTGTTGTAAATAATGCACAGCGCTGTTATTTTTGTAAAAAGACTCGTTTTAGTGAAATTGCTAGATGGGCGAACAACACGGGTTATGACTGGGTACTTGAAGGATCCAATGCTGATGATGCCGAGGATTTTCGGCCAGGAATGAAAGCTGTTGAAGAACTTAACAAAGTGGCTTCACCACTTCTTGAAGCGGGATTAACAAAAAACGAAATTCGTCAGTTGTCGAAAGAATGGGGACTTCCGACGTGGGATAAACCGAGTGCCGCTTGTTTATCATCCCGCGTAGCTTACGGAGAAAAAATAACGGCAGAACGACTGAGTCAAATTGAGCAGGCTGAGGAATTTATCAAAAGGATTTGTCCCGGTCAAGTCAGGGTCAGACATCATGGCAATTTGGCGCGGATTGAAGTAGATGCCAATCAGATTCACCAATTCAGTCAGATTGAAGTGCGACAAAAGGTTGTTGAACAGCTCAAAAACCTTGGTTTTACTTTTGTTACCTTAGATTTAACTGGTTATTATACAGGCAGCATGAATGCCGCACTCAAATAG